The bacterium DNA segment TCTCATAAGCCTTTGCCTTAAGGTAATGGGATTTCCCTTCATCTCCTATGACAAGAAATGGAATGATTAACAAAAAAATAATTGTTTTTTTCACTTAAAGCACCTCCACTGTTATATTTGAATTTGTATATAAACAGACCTCTGAGGCAATCCTTAAGGATTCCTCAACGATTTCTTTTGCATTGAGATTTGAATGCTTTATCAATGCCCTTGCTGATGCCAAAGCATATGGACCCCCTGAGCCGGTAGATAAAATTCCATCATCTGGTTCAATAACCTCGCCACCCCCAGAGATAAGCAAAAGGCTTTCTTTATCACAAACAACCAGCATTGCCTCGAGCCTCCTTAAATATTTATCCATCCTCCATTCCTTTGCCAGCTCAACAGCTGCCCTTTGCAGATTCCCTTTGTATTCCTTTATTTTTCCTTCAAACCTTTCAACCAATGTAAAGGCATCTGCCACAGAGCCAGAAAAACCAGCCAAGACATTTCCCTCGTATATCTTCCTTATCTTTTTTGCCTTATGCTTTATAATGGTGTTTTCCAATGAAACCTGGCCATCTCCACCAATGGCTACCTTCCCATCCTTTTTTACAGCAATAATTGTTGTTCCCTTCACATTTTAATTATAAACTTTTTCTTGCCTTTTGTAAATAAATTATTTTTCTTTGACAAAAGCCTGTAAAGGACATAAAATTTGTATGTGTTTAGCTGTTTAAGAAATTTTGAATTCTAAATTTTGGATTGAAAAAGGTTAAGTTTTATAAAATTTTTCCCCTTTTAATTCAAAATTCAACATTCAAAATTCAAAATTTTATAAAGCGTTATGGAATTAACTATAAATGTGTTTAAAGAGATCGCTCGCTGAACATATCCGCTAATTTTTATTTGTAAAATTTTTGTTTTTAGATTATACTTAAGGTATGAAGGAAAAAATTCTGATTGTTGATGATGAGAAAGAGCTGTGTGAAAGCATAAAAAACATCTTGGCTGAAAAGGGATATTCCTGTATATTTGCCTATGATGGTGGCAGCTGCCTTTCTATGGTTGAAAAAGAAAAACCAAATATTATCCTCCTTGACATTATGATGCCTGGAATAGATGGGTTTGAGATAGCTCAACGGCTAAAACACAATGAAAAAACAATGGATATTCCCATAATCATTCTTACTGTGCTTGGAGATTCATCCTCAAGGATAGCGGGTCTTAAGGCAGGAGCAGATGATTATTTAGTAAAGCCATTTGATCCCGATGAGCTGCTCTTAAGGATTGAGGCAAATCTAAGGATGACGAATTTCTCTTTAGAGCTTAAGAAAAAGATTGAACAGCTAAAGGAGCAGGAAAGGATAAAGGCTGAATTCTTATCCCACATAACCCAGGATATCTCAATGCCATTACAGGATATATCAAAGGAGGCAAATCTTCTCATCTCAAGTGAATATGGAGGATTAAATGAAAAACAAAAAGAATCTGTTAAAGAGATAAACAACCTTTGTTCAAAGGGATTATCTCTTATATTAGAATTCCTGGAGATAGCAAAGGCTAACTCTGGAAAGATATGGATTGAAATTGAGGAGTTTTCGTTGAAGAACATTATCTATATTGTTAGCGCAAGGTGTAAAAATGAGGCAAATGCAAAAGGGCTTTCCTTTGAGGCATTGTGTCCAGAGATTAAAATAAAAACCGACAAGGTTCGTCTGATAAAGATATTGGATGAGCTCCTTTTAAATGCCATAAAATTTACCGAAAAGGGCAATGTTTCCCTTCTTGTTAAGGAAGACAAGGAAAATGATGCAATTATATTTGAAATTTCTGATACAGCCCCTGAAATTCCAAAGGAATATTTAGATAAGGTATTTAAGGAGAACGGTTGGCTTGAGGGAAAAACAGGCCTTCTTTTGGTAAAAAAGCTTGTTGGTCTTTTAAAGGGAAACATTTCTGCTTACTCCACGAAATTTGGAAATAGATTCACCATTGTCCTTCCCAGAATAATAGATGCGCCAGCAAGGAGGAAAGAAGATAAAAATTGAGTCTAAAGAGTCAGAGGGTCTGGAGGCCTAAAAAGTCTATCTAATTGAAACAGCTAAACATAATATGATGGAAAATGAAGGCATCTTAAGTGAGATAGAAAGTATTAAAAAGCAAATTATTGAAAGATATAAGCCTGATAAAATCATACTTTTTGGCTCCGCAGTAGGAAGAGATAGGAATATAAACGACATCGACCTCTTTATTATAAAAAAAGATGTTCCCTACTATGGAGCTGAGAGGATGAGTGAATTATATCGCTTAATAAATACTTGTGTGGCTGTTGATTATATAGTTTATAAGCCAGAAGAGATTGAAGAATGTCTTTTTTTGGGAGACCCTTTTATAAAAAAAATTTTCAAAGAAGGGGTAGTTCTTTATGGCTGATATAAAGATTGTTAATGAATGGTTAAGCAAGGCAGATGATGACTTTAATTTTGCAGAAGCCAATCTTAAAGAAAAGAGTGAATTTTACGCACAGATTTGTTTCTTCTTCCATCAGGCAGCAGAGAAATACCTTAAAGCATTTATCATTGCTTATAACCTGGAGTTTGAGAAGATACATAATCTAATCGGGTTGCTAAGGATATGTGCTAAAAAAGAACCCTCCCTTTTATCCCTTTTCCCCCAATGCGATCTTCTCAATGCCTTTTATATTGAGACAAGATACCCTGTCCACTGGCCAACTAACTATACAAGAGAGAAGGCATTAGATGCCAAAGAGGCTGTCAAAGAAATTGCAGAAACAATAAAAGGTTGGTTGGTTATGCCGTAGATGACTTATAAACACATACTTATAATCTTCTTTTTTTCTTCATCTCTTGTTTTCTCCCAGGTTTTTGGAAAGAATAAGGTTAGGTATAAAAATCTTACCTGGGAGGTAATTGAAACTAACCATTTTGAGATATATTGTAGCCCAAAGATAGAGGAATTGGGCAATCTTTCTGCATCCTTTGCAGAAAGTGCTTATAAAAACCTTTCAAATTCTTTAAAGATGGAGGTTAGAAAGAAAATTCCCCTTGTTATTTTTGCCTCCCCTTATGATTTTGCCCAAACAAATATTATATTAGAGCTTATTGATAAGGGTGTGGGTGGGTTTGCTGAGGTTTTTAAGAAGCGTATTGCCATTCCCTTCACAGGTTCTTATTTAGAACTTGAGAGGGTAATAAACCATGAACTCACCCATATATTTTGCTATGAGCTTTTATATGGAAACCTCTTTGAATCTATTATTACAAATCAAATTTTTCCCCAGCCACCAATGTGGTTTATGGAAGGAATTGCTACTTATTATGAAGGGGATTTTACACCAATTGGAGAGCTTGTTCTTAAGGATGCTGTTTTGGAGAATAGCCTTATTCCCTTATCTAACCTCTCTGACTTTATGGAAAGGCCATACCTTGCATATCAGGAGAGCCATTCATTGATTTCCTATATTGCAGAAAGATATGGAGAGGAGGTTTTATCTGTCATCCTTCGTAAATTTTCTGCAAATATCCCTCAAGAAAAGGTTATCAGAGATACCTGCGGCATTTCAATAGAAAAGCTTGAAGATAGCTGGGTAAATGCACTTAAGGAAAAATACTGGCCCATTTTAAAAGAAAAGAAAAGACCTCAAGATTATGGAAAGAAAATATTTCAACAAGGCGGATTCATAAGCTTTTCTCCTGCTGGAGATATTATTAGCCTTATTTCAAAAGAGGAAAACAGCATTTTTCTTATAAATTTTAGCGATGGAAGGATAATAAAGAAGATAAAAAAGCCAAGAAAATGTGAGGAGATAAAGGATATTCCTCCCTCATGGTCAAAGGATGGATGTAAAATATCCTTTGTGGGAAGATATGAGAAAAACGATGTCCTATTTGTCTATTCTGTTATAAAAGGAAAAATTATAGATAAAATAGAGATAAAAGACTTAGATGAGGTTAGATTTATCTCTTTTTCTCCCTCTTCCTTAGAAATGGTAATATCTGGTTACAAGGATGGAGAGGGAAGACAAAGCATTCTTTCCCTTTCATCAAAGGAATTAAGGGCATTAACATTTGGGCTTGATAATTATCCCTCTTGGTTAGATAATAATAAAATTCTTTTTTTAAGGGAAGAAGGCTTTTCCTCTATATGGACATTTGATATTGAAAGCCAAAAAGAAAAGAGAATCTTAAGCCTTCCCTCTATTGTTTATTTAAAAGGGATAGATAATGATAGATTTCTCTTTATCTCTAATCTGGATGGCTCCCTTGATGTCTATCTTTGCAATATGTCCCAAAGGCTATTTACAAGGATTACGAACTTTACCACCGGAGCTTTATCAGCCTCATTTAATCCAGAAAAGAAAAAATTGGCATTTTCTTCTTATTTTCAAGGAAGGGAGGATGTTTATGTTATGGATGTAAATGAAAATAGCCTTACCTGGAAACCCTTGCCCGATGTTTTCTCTCTCCAAAAGGAAGAAAGGGAATTTGTAAAGACAACAAAAAAGCCCTATTCCAAGAAATTTACCCTGGATTATAGAAACGGAAGCCTTCTTTATGATTCAAGGCAGGGGCTATTTGCCAATATCCAGATGGCAGGCTCTGATATTTTGGGGAACAATAGGTTTGTTTTAACGACAAATTATAATACAGGTCTCCTTGATTTTTCCAATCTTTCTTTATTTTACCTTAACCTTTCCAAAAGGCCATCTATGGGGATTGGGCTTTTTAAGAAGCAAAACTCATATTTTGGAACAAATACAGAATTCACAGATAGCGAATATGGAATAATTGGTTCTCTAGATTATCCGTTTTCAAAGACAAGGAGGATAGAGCAGGAGGTTTTGCTGGAAGGCTGGGAAAGAAGCCATGCTTTGCCATCCTCTTCCCAAGAAAGACAGACAATATATCTTTTAAGGTCTTCTCTTGTAGATGATACATCCAATTGGAGCTGGATAGGGCCTAGAGGAGGAAAAAGGGTAAGGCTGACATACGAGAAGGCAATAAATCCTGGAAATAGCGAGGGTGTCCTAGAATTTGATAATATAAAGACAGATGTGAGAAAATATATAAGCATAACAAAGAGGGCTGTTTTGGCAACAAGGCTATTTTATGAGCAAAGCAAAGGAAGGGATAAGAGGGAGTTTCCCTTGGGTGGCGTAAGCATTATTCCTATAAGAGAGGATGCGATATTAAGGGGATATGATTATGATGAATTTTGGGGGAATAAGATTTTATCGGGAAATGTTGAATTAAGGATTCCATTTATAGAAAGGCTTGATTTTGCATTGGGTCTTTCTATAGGTGGAATAAGGTCTGTTATTTTCTATGATTTCGCTTCTTTTTGGACAGATAATAAACAAAGCCAAACCCTTTCTTCAACAGGCATTGGATTTAGGCTTAACCTTTTCTTTCTTCCCTTAAGGCTTGACTATGGATGGAAAAAGGGAAGCAATAAAGCAAAGGCACATTTCAGCTTAGGTTATGATTTCTAAAGTTTTGTGTGTTGAGTTTCTAAGTTTGTATAATTATAAAATATAAAAATGAAGGTATTGGTTACCGGTGGGGCAGGATATATTGGCTCAAACCTTACAGACAGGCTTCTTGATAAAGGCTATGAGGTATTTGTAATTGATGATCTCTCCACAGGAAAGATTGATAATATCAGACATAATTTAGCTAATCCAAAATTCCATTTTACAAATGACACAATCCTGAATGAAAAAATAATAGATTCCCTTATAGAAAATTGTGATTCTATCTATCACCTTGCCGCCGTGGTTGGGGTTAAGCACATTGTGGATGATCCCTTAAAGGCTATCTTTTCCAATGTTACAGGAACAGAAATTATCCTTAAATCTGCATATAAATATTGGAAAAAGACCCTAATTGCCTCAACCTCAGAGATTTATGGAAAATTAACAGAAATTCCATTTGATGAGGATAAATCCCTTAGGGTATTAGGCTCAACCAAGATAGATAGATGGGCATATTCTACCTCAAAGGCAATTGATGAACACCTTGCATTTGCCCATTCAAAAAAGGGGCTTCCTATTGTGATTGTTAGATATTTTAATTCATACGGACCCCGTATAGATGAAAAAGGGTATGGAAGTGTAATAGCAAGGTTTATCACCCAAGCCTTAAAAAACGAACCTATTACCGTTCACGGTGATGGAAAACAAACAAGATGCTTTACATACATTGATGATACAGTAAGGGGAACGATATTAGCCCTTGAAACAAAGTCTGCAGAGGGTGATGTCTATAACATTGGCTCAAATTTTGAAACATCAATTTATGACCTAGCAAAGCTTATAAAGGAATTAACCAATTCAAACTCAGAGATTGTTTTAACAAGCTATGAAAGCTATTATGGAACTGGATTTGAGGATACAAGGAGGAGGGTTCCCTCAATAGAAAAGGCAAAGGAGAAATTGGGGGTTGTAGCAGAGGTTAACCTTAGAGAAGGGCTTTTAAAAACCATTGATTGGTGCAAGAGGAATTATAGGTTATGATTTTTTCTCTTTAAATGTCCAATTTCCAAATACGAGATTTGTTTAGGATTTTGAATTTAAATGAAGAACATTAAAGGGATAATTATAGGAATAGCCCTTATTTCTCTCTCACTTTTGGTAGCAATTGCAATTCTTGGGTTTTGGAATGTCCGTCCAGCTGATTGGAGAATAGCTTTATCTTCCAATAATCCAATAGGACCTGTGGGTTCCTATTTTGCTACATTTCTTATCCTTATATTTGGAATAGGCTCTATATTTATTCCCATTGGACTTTTTATTTTTGGAATAGCCCTAATAAAAGGAGGCATCTTTTCATATATCAAAATTATCTCCTTTATCTTGCTTGTTATTACAATATCCATCCTATTCTCTCCCCTTTCTAATCCAAGCAGAGAATTTTCTTTATTTAATGGCGGATTACTTGGATTTAAAAGCTCTATCTTCCTGCTTAGCTGGCTTCATCTAACCGGCTCTTACATCGTCCTAATAAGTCTCATCATCATCCTTTCCCTTTATCTTTCAAGTGGAGCTATTCTATCTCCCTTTAAACCCATTCCCATCCATCATAGGGCTAAAAAGGAAGCATCTCATCATGAAAAGAAAAAAGAAAGGCCTAGAATAGTTTTATCAAGCGAAAGGAAAGAAATAGGAGAAGAAAAGAGAAAAGAAACTTCTACCTCATTTCAGCTTCCCCCCCTATCTTTACTTGCTGAGCCAGTAATCATTCCAGAAAAGGAGATAAAGGAAGACTTACTTACCTTATCAAAACAGCTTGAGGATACCCTCTCACAATTTAAGATAGAGGCAAAGGTTGTTTGTATAAATAGAGGACCAACTGTAACATCCTTCGAGGTTCAACCTGCCGCTGGTGTTCGGGTAAGCTTAATCTCAGGGCTTTCCAATGATATTGCCCTGGCATTAGCTGCCCAGGCGGTTAGGATTGAAGCACCCATACCGGGAAAACAAGCAATTGGGATTGAGATTCCCAATCACAAGAGGCAAACCGTATTCCTTAAAGAGGGGCTTTCTAGTCAGGAGTTTAAAAAGAAGGAAAGCCTTTTATCATTCTTTCTTGGAAAGGATATAACAGGCGAACCAATTATTGTGAACCTTGCAGATATGCCACACCTCCTTGTGGCAGGTGTAACAGGCTCTGGAAAGAGCGTATGTTTAGCCTCAATTATTACAAGCTTCCTCTATAAAGCATCTCCCCAACAATTGCGTCTTGTCCTCATTGACCCAAAGAGGGTTGAGATGACAATATTTTCAGAGCTTCCCCATCTCCTTACTGATGTTATCTGCGATTCAAAAAAGGCTATTATTACATTGCATTGGCTCCTCAAGGAGATGGATGAGAGGTATAAAACATTTGCATATGAGGGTGTCAGAGACATAGATGGATACCATAAGAAAGGAAAAGAACTTCCATACATTGTTGTGGTTATAGATGAGCTGGCAGACCTTATGGCTGTATCATTGCGCTCCTGTGAGGAGGCTTTAACCCGGCTATCTCAGATGGCAAGGGCGGTGGGGATCCATCTTATTGTGGCAACACAAAGGCCATCCGTTGATATTATAACAGGCCTTATTAAGGCAAATTTTCCCTCCAGAATTGCATTTCAGGTATTCTCCCGAGTTGATTCAAGAACAATCCTTGATATGATGGGAGCTGAGAAGCTTTTAGGCAGAGGTGATATGCTATTTTTTCCCGCCGGTTCCCCAAAGCCTATGAGGCTACAGGGTGCTTATATCTCCCTTTCTGAGATAGAAAACATTGTTGATTTTATTAAGAGCCAAGGCATTTCCCTTGAGAAGAAAGAGATAAGGGAGGAAGAAATAAAAGAAGGGCTTGAGGAAGATGAGGAAATAGACGATTCTCTTTATAAACAAGCCATTTCTATAGTAGAAGATGCAGGATATGGCTCAACCTCAATGATTCAGAGGAAATTAAAAATAGGATACAACAGGGCAGCAAGGCTTATTGAAAGGATGGAAGAAGAAGGCATTGTTAGCCCTCCCGATGGAAGTAAGCCAAGGAAGGTTTTAAGATAGCTAACTATAGTATCTTCCATTACTTAGTGCAAAAATAGATAGGGTTGTGTTTATCTGTTTAAAAATTCATCCACCTTTTAAGAAATTT contains these protein-coding regions:
- a CDS encoding hybrid sensor histidine kinase/response regulator, which translates into the protein MKEKILIVDDEKELCESIKNILAEKGYSCIFAYDGGSCLSMVEKEKPNIILLDIMMPGIDGFEIAQRLKHNEKTMDIPIIILTVLGDSSSRIAGLKAGADDYLVKPFDPDELLLRIEANLRMTNFSLELKKKIEQLKEQERIKAEFLSHITQDISMPLQDISKEANLLISSEYGGLNEKQKESVKEINNLCSKGLSLILEFLEIAKANSGKIWIEIEEFSLKNIIYIVSARCKNEANAKGLSFEALCPEIKIKTDKVRLIKILDELLLNAIKFTEKGNVSLLVKEDKENDAIIFEISDTAPEIPKEYLDKVFKENGWLEGKTGLLLVKKLVGLLKGNISAYSTKFGNRFTIVLPRIIDAPARRKEDKN
- a CDS encoding BamA/TamA family outer membrane protein, with amino-acid sequence MTYKHILIIFFFSSSLVFSQVFGKNKVRYKNLTWEVIETNHFEIYCSPKIEELGNLSASFAESAYKNLSNSLKMEVRKKIPLVIFASPYDFAQTNIILELIDKGVGGFAEVFKKRIAIPFTGSYLELERVINHELTHIFCYELLYGNLFESIITNQIFPQPPMWFMEGIATYYEGDFTPIGELVLKDAVLENSLIPLSNLSDFMERPYLAYQESHSLISYIAERYGEEVLSVILRKFSANIPQEKVIRDTCGISIEKLEDSWVNALKEKYWPILKEKKRPQDYGKKIFQQGGFISFSPAGDIISLISKEENSIFLINFSDGRIIKKIKKPRKCEEIKDIPPSWSKDGCKISFVGRYEKNDVLFVYSVIKGKIIDKIEIKDLDEVRFISFSPSSLEMVISGYKDGEGRQSILSLSSKELRALTFGLDNYPSWLDNNKILFLREEGFSSIWTFDIESQKEKRILSLPSIVYLKGIDNDRFLFISNLDGSLDVYLCNMSQRLFTRITNFTTGALSASFNPEKKKLAFSSYFQGREDVYVMDVNENSLTWKPLPDVFSLQKEEREFVKTTKKPYSKKFTLDYRNGSLLYDSRQGLFANIQMAGSDILGNNRFVLTTNYNTGLLDFSNLSLFYLNLSKRPSMGIGLFKKQNSYFGTNTEFTDSEYGIIGSLDYPFSKTRRIEQEVLLEGWERSHALPSSSQERQTIYLLRSSLVDDTSNWSWIGPRGGKRVRLTYEKAINPGNSEGVLEFDNIKTDVRKYISITKRAVLATRLFYEQSKGRDKREFPLGGVSIIPIREDAILRGYDYDEFWGNKILSGNVELRIPFIERLDFALGLSIGGIRSVIFYDFASFWTDNKQSQTLSSTGIGFRLNLFFLPLRLDYGWKKGSNKAKAHFSLGYDF
- the hslV gene encoding ATP-dependent protease subunit HslV; this translates as MKGTTIIAVKKDGKVAIGGDGQVSLENTIIKHKAKKIRKIYEGNVLAGFSGSVADAFTLVERFEGKIKEYKGNLQRAAVELAKEWRMDKYLRRLEAMLVVCDKESLLLISGGGEVIEPDDGILSTGSGGPYALASARALIKHSNLNAKEIVEESLRIASEVCLYTNSNITVEVL
- a CDS encoding HEPN domain-containing protein, producing MADIKIVNEWLSKADDDFNFAEANLKEKSEFYAQICFFFHQAAEKYLKAFIIAYNLEFEKIHNLIGLLRICAKKEPSLLSLFPQCDLLNAFYIETRYPVHWPTNYTREKALDAKEAVKEIAETIKGWLVMP
- a CDS encoding nucleotidyltransferase domain-containing protein codes for the protein MMENEGILSEIESIKKQIIERYKPDKIILFGSAVGRDRNINDIDLFIIKKDVPYYGAERMSELYRLINTCVAVDYIVYKPEEIEECLFLGDPFIKKIFKEGVVLYG
- a CDS encoding DNA translocase FtsK 4TM domain-containing protein, which produces MKNIKGIIIGIALISLSLLVAIAILGFWNVRPADWRIALSSNNPIGPVGSYFATFLILIFGIGSIFIPIGLFIFGIALIKGGIFSYIKIISFILLVITISILFSPLSNPSREFSLFNGGLLGFKSSIFLLSWLHLTGSYIVLISLIIILSLYLSSGAILSPFKPIPIHHRAKKEASHHEKKKERPRIVLSSERKEIGEEKRKETSTSFQLPPLSLLAEPVIIPEKEIKEDLLTLSKQLEDTLSQFKIEAKVVCINRGPTVTSFEVQPAAGVRVSLISGLSNDIALALAAQAVRIEAPIPGKQAIGIEIPNHKRQTVFLKEGLSSQEFKKKESLLSFFLGKDITGEPIIVNLADMPHLLVAGVTGSGKSVCLASIITSFLYKASPQQLRLVLIDPKRVEMTIFSELPHLLTDVICDSKKAIITLHWLLKEMDERYKTFAYEGVRDIDGYHKKGKELPYIVVVIDELADLMAVSLRSCEEALTRLSQMARAVGIHLIVATQRPSVDIITGLIKANFPSRIAFQVFSRVDSRTILDMMGAEKLLGRGDMLFFPAGSPKPMRLQGAYISLSEIENIVDFIKSQGISLEKKEIREEEIKEGLEEDEEIDDSLYKQAISIVEDAGYGSTSMIQRKLKIGYNRAARLIERMEEEGIVSPPDGSKPRKVLR
- a CDS encoding GDP-mannose 4,6-dehydratase produces the protein MKVLVTGGAGYIGSNLTDRLLDKGYEVFVIDDLSTGKIDNIRHNLANPKFHFTNDTILNEKIIDSLIENCDSIYHLAAVVGVKHIVDDPLKAIFSNVTGTEIILKSAYKYWKKTLIASTSEIYGKLTEIPFDEDKSLRVLGSTKIDRWAYSTSKAIDEHLAFAHSKKGLPIVIVRYFNSYGPRIDEKGYGSVIARFITQALKNEPITVHGDGKQTRCFTYIDDTVRGTILALETKSAEGDVYNIGSNFETSIYDLAKLIKELTNSNSEIVLTSYESYYGTGFEDTRRRVPSIEKAKEKLGVVAEVNLREGLLKTIDWCKRNYRL